CTTTGGAttattacttttgatttttttatttatgggtAAGAAAAATAAGTTCATTGCAACCCCCTttaaaagctgaagaaaaacaTTTGGATTAACTATCTGGAATGTATTCCCGAGAAAGGGTTCACATCCCCCAAGAAATTCTACTTCCTCTCAAATTTAACCAAAGAatgagaaaagaggaggaaaaaagaaaattataccaTGAAACCTGAAAAACTTTATGTCCCTGGGGGCTTCCCAAAGCCCAGGTTTAGCAGATGTTAATCAGGGTGGCTTCAGGTCTAGGCTTCAGGTATGGAATAGAAAGGTCAGATCACCTGAGGAGTGTCAGCCCCTCAAGCTCCATTAAGTCTTATCTACAAGAATTTGAATAGAGCTAGCACTCTAAAGATAAACAAAGAacctatttaaaataagaaaatgggctTCTGGATTCCAATTTGCTGCTCTTGCCAGGTGGACTATGGCAGCTCAGGAAGTCACTCCAGACAGCCAGTCAGAAAACAATGCTTTGGAGCTTCCATCTGCTTGAGACATGAGATTACATGCTGCAGGCACCCAGCCAGGAGGCCCACAGCGAGGCTTTTAGTTCTATAGAAGCCCTTTCTATTCCATCTTCTTCTGAGGTGGATCCAGgaaaaagaacttgaaaacttgGCTGCAGTGGACTTGAAACTACAGAAAACAGCTTTGAAGTTCAGTGGCAATCCAAGGGGCTGATGGTTGTTGGAGCCAAAGGCCGTTTTAAGAAGCGGGCTTCTCATTATCTATTTCCCACCATTTCACTGAAAGACACTATTTATTTACCCAAAGGCAGAAAGTAGAATTTACTGTTCATTAAATGCCTGAGGTAATtagaaatgtctttaatttttgccaGAATGCCATTGAAAAGAAGAATAGCATAACTTGTAGCATATTCTTTCTTTGCAAAATTGACATATTAACATTCCTGTGAAAATGACTGTGCTAACAtccttgaaaaaatgtatttttacaaataataaaataatttaaattattttaaataaaatcatttaagtagtaaatactaattatttaaatttataattatttaaataattatccatttattataatgaaacaatttgaattattttaaataaaatcatttaaaataaaagatgcacctgaagcaaaaaataaaattaaataaattaaaataattaataaaataaaataaagtaaataaaagccAACTGCGCAGTTCAGGCACAGGCGACCTAACTAAAGCAGAAAGAACACTGAGAACCTATGGGCACTGAAGAGCTTTTACATCACAAGTGCTGATGTAAGACGGAGAACCTGGCACGTCCTCCAGAAACCTCCACAGCCACTTACTGCCTTGTTGACAGCCATGCGAAGTTCAACCACACCTCCAAACTTCTGAATCACTGCTCGGCTCACTGGGACATAAGCCATAGGGATGACCTCGATGGGGATTCCCTTGTGCCATTGATCCCCAAGGTTTTTCGAATCTTTCCTGGAAGTAAAGAGTCAAAAACTATGATAAATATAATAGGCTCAATGGTACAGGTAAACACCAAATTCAGGAATGGGTTTAATTATATGGTGAAAGGGCACAGGAGGCAGGCAAGGGTAAGTATACAGaggttttaaatgtatttgaaataacTATGACAAAAATGTTACAATATGATATGACTAGCTTTGTGTGGTATACAGGTGTTTGTTATTTATGTTCTTCCTACAGCtatatttcaaaagtaaatacttttttcccctctaaattaACATGCTCAGCACAAGTGCCTTCTACCAGATTCCTTGAAGAATCTGAGAGCCAGGGCAAAGACTATCTACAACACGAGCCACATGTGACCCCGAAAGGAGGTCATGTGTGCTGAGTCATCGCTCACGGGAAGCAGTGTTTGCCCTGCTTCCTCTGAGGCTCTGTGGATCAAACGACTGACATATGAGGACGTACTCTGTTAACAAGGGACACAAACTGTTTCCTCCTCATTCCAAAGGATACATAAATACCAATACCTACCTTCAGCATAGGCTGAGTAGAAATCCTCCTAGACACTACCCTAAGTCTGAGATATGAGTCTCATAGTCAGGCACTCCCTCCTGTTCTctatttcctcttctataaaacgGGAATGAGGCCTGAGGTCCCATCTATCTCCTTGGTGGATAGGACACTAAGCATTATACCTGAAATCAGCAATCACGATGAAGCGACTAGCATAGCCTGCCACAATCTTCTCCTGAGTCAGGCAGCCTCTAAggataggaggaaaaaaaaaaaaaagaaaaatgaacacatgaGTAAAACAAAAGCTCAATCTGGGAACTAGTCAGATACAGAAAACCCAAATCCACTCAATTCTGGCACTTAAAGAGAAACTTACTTTTTATATCTTAAGGGACATGACCCACCTCCATTATGCTGTGCAATGAACTGAACTGTGTCCCACTCAAATTCTAAGGCTGAAGTTCTAACCCCCAATGAGACTGTACTTGGAGATGGGGCCTCTGAGGAAGTAATTACGCTTAAATGAGGTAATAAGGGTGAGGCCCTGGTCTGACAAGATTAAAGTCTTTATGATTAGAGATACTAGACAGCTCACTTACTCTCTCCCCACTATGTGAAGATAGTGAAAAGGCAGCCATCTTCAATGAAAGGGACTCCAGAACTGCCAGGAATTTCCGTTGTTGCAGCCACCCAggctatggtattttgttatggcaatgAAGCTAAGACATGCTGCTTCTACTAAATGGACTATGGGAAGCTTAGCCTGTATCTGGAAGAACCTAGAAATGGGACAGTGGTTCCCAGTTAGGCCTGAAGTGCTGTGCTTAGGAAGAAGTCATCTGAGCATGGAATGAATGGGGTGGGGTCtatagcttaaaaaataaaataagcttagAACAACCTGGTCAAAGGTTATTTGACAAAGTGATAAAGCAGAAAGCACATAAACAACTGTGTGTCATTTCATAGTCTGCTTGATTCTAAGAACCAATGAAACACGAAAACTTGCCTTCTTCAATTCATCCTTCCCTAACCCCCAAATCAACACTTAGAAACAtccaataaatgttttctaaatgaatcaataaatgtatcactAACTTCTCAGAGATAAAAGCAGCTTTAAAGCACATACCACACACTGGTACCGACAGACCTAATAATTTAGCCGCAATAATATGCTTGCTTTAGCCTGCAAATATTTAAAGCTGGaatcagaaaaatgcagacaCAGAGAACCCATTAAGATGAATAATTTCACCTTAGAGGAGGCCCAGGTTCCCAGTCACCAGATTTTGCAACTAATGACCAGAAATGCCAATTTGGCAGCTCCACAGCCATAGCTATCAATACCCTAGTAGAAAGACAAACTTAGGTACATCACAGTggaaatttgtttattttgtaaccCATTTTGCTTTGCTAGGGATTAACTGGCAGATACTCTTTAGCAAAAAAGTTGCCACAACACTCACCCACCACCCTTGATGAGATTGAGGTCAGCATCTACTTCGTCAGCACCATCGATGGCAAGGTCAATCTGTGTCAGAAGGAATGATAAAAACACCACTAAGAGCCTTTTGAGAGAAAGCTCTGTGCAAAGCTTGAGCATACAATAGCTTATCAGACcttcaacatttgtttttaacCAATCCAgacactgaggctctgagaggtcaAACTGTTCTAGAGTCACCGGGAAACAAACATGGGGCCTGGGAACCACACCCGGATCCAGCTCTTACACTCCCTTTTCTCACTGACAGGCTTCTCTGTGCACAAGCTGGAACTGTGGAGATGATGCAATCTCAATGTGGGTGACATCACCCCCAAGTACAGTAACAGATATACACATATACCTGCGGTATTAAAATCTcattggggaaagaaagggagatcacAGAGAAAAGCTcagaaacactgattcaaaagtcTCCTTAGTGTTGTGGCAAAAACAGGCAATTTCGAGGGGACAAAGAAGACCCAATGAAGAGTTATAAAGCTGACACACATTTGATGTGATCCAGGATTGGAAACTATCTGAGGTACTCTGACTATGATACTGCCAAAGCACCTATCTGGCCTTGCCCACTCTTTCTATTAGGAAGCTCTACCACCAGTCCCAAAAGCAGTCAAAGGGCAAGTTGGTTCactcattttcaaaatttgaaatcaAAGAAGCTATGTATTTTTCATCACTCCTGGTACTGTTGCATGATTGATATGGTAGTTTTGAGTACAGTTTTTAATAATAGCAGTAGAGAAAACCTCAGGGTACAAATTCAGTTCAAAGTGCAGTTAGAAGTTGCTTGGTATGGCTGCTGTGGCACAGGTATAAAGCCTCCGAAGCTTCACCCTTGCTTCCGTCCATTACAGACGTGCCCTGTACCTGAGGGTACAGCCATTGCTGCTCCTTGACCCTGCACTAACTCCTGGGCTGGGCTTTGCCCGGGCAACTGATTCTCCAGGGCCTGGAAAGTGGCTACTCTTTCTATTGTAATGGCAGGCCCATCTTCAGCCCAAACTACTCTCCTAACAGCACTGAACAGCTGACTCAGCCTGTATCCTGACTCTGCCCACAGACTTCTCTCAACAAGCCCTTCCCATGATCCTTGCTAACCCCTCTGAGGTCCATGTGTACCACAACTAGATTACTAGACCACCATCAAGCCCCAATCACCAGCCTAGTTTTGGAGCTGCCACAACCCCGCCAAACCATTCAAATCCAGCTTTGACCTCTCCCCCTTACCCCAATGCATCAAAGCATTCCACCACTCAGTCCTAATCACGACAGCCAAGTCTGGGCACTGTCCACATGTATCCACGTGCGTACTGGACCTGCTCCCGTGGTTTCTCTCTGTACCTCTCTAAAATGTTCTCTCCTGTCCTTGCCACCAAGCCTTCCTAGCTACACTCAAACTTCACCTCTTCCCACAAAATCCTTCCAAGTAGCATCACTCTAGAGCTAGAAGCACTCAAATTTATATTAAGGCTTTGCCATTAGAAAAAGCATGGCCTTAGGCAAGTGGCTTGCCCTCTCTATGCCTTTTTCACATCAGTGaaaatggtgggtacaaaatgGGACCTGCCCTCAAGATGGCTGGAGATTAAATAACTTACCACAGGTCCATCACTAAGCAAAATATCTAATAAATAGTAAGGGCTCAGTAAATGCTAACTATGACCATGCTACTCACCCTATCAACTTCAGCTCCCCTCTATTACTCATGTGTTTAATCATTTTTACCACAAAACTTAATTTTAACCTGTTTCCAAATGACCACAGTGCCTCACATGATTACTTCTTTTCTCCACTTGGTGGTAAGCTCACTATTATATGCCTATCCAAGGACCAAAGAAAGCCCTGGATGAAGCTGGTCCAATCCCCCTTCACGATACTCAGATTGAGTACTCACGGTTAAACCAAAGGGAATGTACTAGAAATCAACCACCTCTCCTTGTGTGACCTTAGCCAGGATTAATACTCAAGGTCTCAGAAGAAAAGCTAGTATGACCTGTCTCCTAGACACAAGATACCCAGAGCCCATGAACAAATAACAGCCataaaaaaaggagacagaagacaGAGTAGCCTCTCTTACCTCAGGGTGACGGTCCAGGTCACTGAGAGTTAAGCCGTACTGCAGGATGAGCTGACGGGCCTATGGGGGGACAGGAAAAAGCACCCACAATCATTTACCCTGAGCAGATGACAAGGATTTTCAGAATTCTGTTCTATTTAAGTGTCAAACACTGCATCTTGACCAAAGCTCCCTCCAAAATCCCAACCTGGATCACCAAGAGATAGGAGAGGTAGACCCATGAAAGGCAAAAACTAAGTTAATTCATCCTGGAAACCAGAAGAAGGGAAATAGCACATAGTGAAGACAGTCCAGTGCCAGTCTAAGAGCTCCTAATCTAATAGCAGTGACCTGCTAGTTAAGACAGTGTTATCGCTTCCTAAAGCTTCTGcttatacagtatttttttttaatttcctaaaataagAACCAAATCTGTAAAATATTAGAAAGGTCTTTAAAAACAATCCGAcagtgtggggaaaaaaatgaagatcacTATGAATTGACATGGAGTGATTCCTAGGCTATTCGACTATcgagtaaaaataagtaaaaaaaacaaacatactcAGAAGACTATATAAAGGCAGGACTTCTGGAATGGCTAAGTAAGCAGCTTGGCAAATTGAAAGCAGCAAACTGGGAGAGATTTAGGATGTTTAAAGAAAACGTCAGCACCACTGACTTTACAGACATGCCTTATAAATAATTAACCTTTAACCCAGGCCGACCAAAGGGGAGAGCAGTGGTGACCGGCAGCACAAGGCCCTGATCAGGACTCAGAGGTGAAACGGATGCACCATGAACTTCGATCACCCAAATCCAAGAGATCAGGATTCACGTTCACATCATTGTTCACAATATGCAAAGTAACCAAAGAATGAAAACGTTTTTTTTCAAAGGCATGTCCTGAAAATAGTTTCTTCTTAATGTGACAAGCACCTGAGATTAAGAATCACAAGGTCTGGGTTACGATCTTAAATGAACCAGCCATGTAACACTGgccaattttctcatctataaaaagatGGGGATAGATGAAATGACCAACACAAATCCTCACATCCAAAATCTTAAGActctaagaataaaatacaaagacCCTGGAATTTGCAATATATGGATTTTATTGAAATCCTGATTCAaactgtaaaaaattattttaaggataagacaaaagagaaatttgaatcatagatttttatttgatgctattaaaaattattgttacaGTTTTTTTAGTATTGTTGAGAtgtttaaaagtctatttttcagacataataaaatatatacaattaattTATACTATGACTGGGATGTTTCAAAATAACCTAGGTGGAAGAGAATGAGgtacagatgaaaaaaaattggCCACAAATTGATAACTGTTCAAACTGGGTGATAGGTATATGGAAATtgattatattattctttatcctttctttttttatatataatttcttttttattttttaaagattttattttatgtatttattcttagagagaggggaaggaatgaagaaagaaagggagagggacattgatgtgtgagagaaacatcaatcagttgcctcttgcacacgccctgaccaggaccaggctgcaacccaggcctgtgccctgaccgggaatcgaaccagtgaccttttgctttgcggagAATGCCCGACCAAGTGTACTACCCCGGTCAGTCTTTATCCTTTCTgaagtttaaaattttccatggTAAAAGGCTAACATAAAATGCTGACTGAAAAAAagcaagtttaaaaaagaaaaagaacatggttttgttcttattaaaaagaaacatataatggagaaaacagtaataaaagtGGTATTGCTGGACTATTTCCAAGTTCCTAGATTTCTCCAAAAGTAGTACTGGAGAATTCACCGTAATTCCAGAATTTGAGACtataaaaacattaagaatatcTGAAAGGCAGCCTCCAAGATGATCCTCAATGATCCCCTACTCTTAGTATTCATGCCGTTGGGTAATCCCTGCCCACAATGTCCCATGGTTGGTCTGTATGACCAAAGGCACACAGCAGGCGAGATGGCATGGCACTGCTGAGATGAACTGGGGTTGAGGGCCAAGGGGTAGGACATGCTCAAACATACtcccctcctttttccttcctctccccgcATCCTTCCCTTACCACATTCTCTGGGGAAACCAACTGCTATATCCTTAAGACACTGAGACAGCCCTGGGCACAGGCCCACTACTCAACAGCCTGTGAAGAACTGAGGTCTGCAAACACCATGTGACTGAGTTTGAAGAGAGCTTCAACCATGCTGAGTCTTGAGATGACAACGGCTCAACtgcaacctcatgagagacccaACTAAATCCCTCCAGATTCCTGACTCTTGGAAACTACAAAATAATAAATCTAGTTGTTTGAAACTGCTAAGTTTGGGGATAATTTATGCCATAGGAACAAATAGCTAATACAGATGGTgttagaaaaatgacaaaaattgcATATAAGTTCAGTGTGATATTCTATCATGCAAATAAAACTGTGATGTACTATAATTTCCTACTAATTTTACATACTTCAGAAACAGTACTAAACTTTATTCAAATACATTACATGAAAACTGGATGTtaggaaatgttctaaaataattCCTATGGAAAAAGTcctatgtaaatataccattttaatttaacatttcttaAGTTCAAAGCACCACTTGTCAGTGTTCCTGTTTGATAAGGATGTCCTGTTGTCCGTCTGGGCTGTAATCAGAGCATGGCACAACACATTTCAAATACTCCTGTTGCCCTACAAAAGTTAGCATCACATTGAGCCAAAGGTTGAGTAAATAACTGGTCATTGTGAGTTCAATCCAAAAGGACTCACTTAGTGAAAGCCCTTGTTTTAAAGAATGGATGCCCAGAGAAGTCACACGGTGGTTAAGTTAGGGACAGAGTGAGGAACAGAAATACTGGCACCTGCTTTCCTATCCTGTGTAGGAACTAGGAATGGAGTTAGAAGAAAGGGAAAACGGGGGGAATgatagaagaaaaagaggaaaacaacccTACTTATAAATGGAATCTAAGTCATCTTAcataataatatgttattaataattatattaacagTAACAATTTTAAAAGGAGTTCTTTGAGGCATTCCTCCTCTACCTAAAATGTCCCACCTTCTCCCAACTCCAGCCCTTTATATCCAACTGAGAGGTTCTCCTTTCCAAGAAGACTTCCCCATCCCCTGGCAAACAGTGggctctctccttcctctaaAAGGCACATTACCTCTTTATTCTCTATTACATATTTGTGACAAATTGCACAAATAAATGTAGCATTAATTCATCCAACAAACACTTAATAGAGTGCCTAAGAGCCAGGTGCAACACTAGGACATTGGAGACAGTGATTAACACCTCCCATGCACCATGTccctaataaaaatatatacaccctCAATAAGCACTATGTCCAACTAACTCGGCTTCCTCACCACCACTGCCAGCCCCAAACCCATGCACCAGTCCAGAGTCTGGCACACGAGGGTGCAATCAGGTAAGTACAGTCTAcgtttgttgggaaccgccctgcctggtttcagaggctgtaacccctcatggttaaggctgagtcagagttgggaccataagccacgaaggagacaaagctgatctccctggcaggtgtgccacctctgcccacttcaccctgcttggccctgagcttggccagttagccaatgactggtaagaatcctcaagggaggatcaacctaagacaggctctggtcacggaagaggcccgcagggaagaactcggggggctgtggaaaaagggggtgatggaccctcgcccctcggctttgaaatagactgagtcctcattctgtctgcaagaagtctcctaatctcttggctgccttgcttcccttgcctgacttaaacctgaagcaataacagagggtagtgcagtcctgtgctgggaggggcggattccctggggaatcaggcctaacaaaaatacatacattcctatgaaacctacttaatttgtaccctcagtttaagagataagggtccagacctgagatgagtctggcgcctaaagtttcctggccctctaactaattggctgcaactcagaataagccctcagagttctctgtaaatcttgtattgtttaacccttactgcctgacaatgattgatgagctttatcctattcctatgtgaatgaacctaataaaagcccctggagagagaggctcggggcccttctccccttgagagaaacggccacctttcctccccaaggagatcatgtcttggtagtcttttccttcgtccgtggcggaacctggggggctgcgttaaagcccccctgACATCTGGCGCCCGAACAGGGACTTtcaggacctgcacggaccagaggcttcgagccaccatcgccacggcttcatccatggtggacctggggggctgtgttaaagccccccgacatacGTTATACAGCTGGGAGGCCTGTTGGTGATTCACCTGCCCCACACAAATGTTCATCTCCCCAAACAATAGCAATAACATGAGCACAGGATCTGCCCTTCCTTTTAACAGTATGTATCCCCATTCATAACATGGAGGACCCTGCACACTGACCTCAAGATCCCACTGGGTTGAGACCCTTTAAGTTTGTTCCTATCAGCAAATCCTCCAACTCTCCTGTCGCTCCACTTTTCACTGGATGGCCTGTAAGTGGCCCTGAACACACATAGAAGTCATACTCACAACTGGCCTGAGTGTTACGGTTGAACTGTGTTCCCCTAAAAAAAGATATGTTAAAGTTCTAACCACCAGTACCTCAGAATTCGACCTTCTTCGGAGACAGGGTTCTTACAGAGGTAATCcagttaaaatgaaatcattaggGTGAGCCCTAACCCCGTGTCACTGGTTTCCTTATAAAGGGAAATTCCCACACAGTGACAGACGCATACAAAGAGCAGGTCATGTGAGCATGAAGGCAGAAATCGGCGTGATGCATCTACAAGTCAAGCACCACCAAAGATGgtcagcaaaccaccagaagctaagagacagacacagaacaggctctTCCTCACAGCCTTAGAAGGAATCAACTCTGCCAACACCTTAATATTAAGAgtgctggcctccagaactgtgagaaagtaaatttgtTTTCTAAGCCGCTCAGTTTGTGGTgccttgttacagcagccctaatAAACTAATACACTGAATTCAACCTAACAGCCCTACCATGGGAGTACAGACCCACCACGGCTCAGTCAGCACTAACGCAGCCTCAG
This DNA window, taken from Desmodus rotundus isolate HL8 chromosome 3, HLdesRot8A.1, whole genome shotgun sequence, encodes the following:
- the LOC112297565 gene encoding LOW QUALITY PROTEIN: shieldin complex subunit 1-like (The sequence of the model RefSeq protein was modified relative to this genomic sequence to represent the inferred CDS: inserted 2 bases in 1 codon; substituted 1 base at 1 genomic stop codon), encoding MAAQEVTPDSQSENNALELPSAXDMXDYMLQAPSQEAHSEAFSSIEALSIPSSSEVDPGKRT